CTGGTTTACGACCTTTAATTTATGAAGAAGGTAAATCTGCTTCAGAGTTATCTCGAAAAGATGAAATTTTTATATCAGATTCTGGACTGATTTCTATTGCTGGTGGAAAATTGACTGGTTATAGAAAAATGGCTCAAAGAGTAGTCGATGTAGTGTGTAAAGATTTAGCTAAAGTAGAAAATAGAACATTCAAAGCATGTAGTACTAAAAATCAACAACTCAGTGGAGGCAATCTAAATGGCTTGTCAATAAAAGATTTTGCTACGCAGTTACACAAAGATTATAATCAATTTTCTACTGATGAAATAGAAACATTAATACATAAATATGGTTGTAATACAAATATTATTTTAGACCATGCTATAAAAAGTCAACAGGAATTATTATTGGCAGAAGCATGGTATTGTATTAATTATGAATTATCTTTTAATATTAATGATTTTTATATTAGAAGAACGGGACGACTTTATTTTGAGCGACCAACCATCGAAGAAAATTTAGAAAAAGTACACGAATACTTCACCAATACACTACAAACGAATCATACAATAGCAGAAAAAGCTAAAGAAGAATTCACGAAAGCATACAACTTAGTATTGGCTTTTAAGAATTAATTGTATTTTTAAACTATGATTTTGAAAGAACGCATCGCATCATTTCAACAAAATAATCAACTTATTCCTTTTGGTGTTTATGATGATTTAATTACTAATGTTGACACTAGTTTTTGGGACAAACAAGGTTTATTACTTAAAAAACGAAGAACAGAAAGAAAAGCGTGGACTTTTTTAGGTTATACATCCGAAGATTTATTTGCTGGCTTTGCTATAGCAGATGCAGGTTTAACAACTATTGCTTTTGCTTATTTCTATATTCCAAGCGAAAATTTGTTTGTAGAAGATAAAATCAACATTCCGTTTAGCTTTTCAGATGATTTCAATCCAACGCTAACAGATGATTGGAAAGTGAAAGATTATAGTATGCAAACACATCGTCAAATATTAACGGCTATTAGTAATAATAGTAAATTTAATATAGAATTTAAAATAAATTTAAATGATAATGGCGTTAGTGTAATGGCACCATCTAAAGACCGACCTTTTAATTTTACTTATAAAAATTTGGCTTTACCAACGCAAGTAAAAATCAATCATCAAGGAAAAGTATATCATAGTGAAGGCAATTTTGGTGGCATTGATTTTACCAAAGGATATCCACCACGAAGTACAAAATGGAATTGGCTGTCTATGATTGGTACTACCGAAAGTGGAAAATCAATTGCAGTAAATTTAGTCAATCACTTTAATGATAATTTAGAAAATATTATGTGGTTAAATGACGAACGCATTATTTTAAGCGATGCTTCCTTTCAAAATTCAAAACCATTAGACAAAAATCCTTGGCAAATTAAAACTGATGATGGCATTTTAGATATTTCATTTACACCATTTGGAGCAAGAAAAGAAGACATTAATTTCGTTATGATGAAGAGTTGGTTCATACAACCTTACGGAAAATTTTCAGGAACAATTCAATTTAACAACAATAAAGAAGCGTTTACGGCGTTTGGTGTAGTAGAAGATCATATAGCTTTGTGGTAATGAGTACAGAAAAAAATTATTTATCTCGATTAAAAGATATTACAACTTTTGTTTTAGATGTTGATGGTGTGTTGACTGATGGATCGTTGTTAGCTACAGAACAAGGAGAGTTGCTACGGACATTTAATGCTAAAGATGGTTTTGCTTTATTTACAGCACTGCAACAAAAATTTAATATTTGTATTATTACAGGAGGAAATTCTAAAGCTGTTTATGAAAGATTCAAACAATTAGGAATTAAACATATATACTATAAAATACACAACAAAAAAGAAGTATTAGAAAATTATATGTTAGAAACAAATACTACTGTAAATCAATTACTATATGTAGCAGATGATATTCCAGATATTCCAGCTATGAAAATGTGTGCAATAAAATGTTGTCCGAAAGATGCAGTTCCAGAAGTACAACAAATAGCAGATTATATTGCTACAAAAAATGGTGGTGATGGTTGCGTTCGAGAAATTATAGAAATGGTGTTAAAAGTTCAAGATAAATGGTTTAAATTCTAATCAATGATGTATTATTTAAAATTAGTCAGACCAATAAACTTACTCATGATTGTTATAATTATGGTATTGTTTTATATTTGTTTTATAGATGCTTCTATCTATAAGTTCTATTATTTTACACCAAATTTATCAGTAGTAGAATATAGTATTTTAACAGTAATTACGCTTCTCGTGGCAGCTGGTGGTTATATCATCAACGATTTATTTGATGTAGAAATAGACGAAATGAACAAACCAAATAAAGTAATTATCAATAAACAAATCAATGAAATAAGTGCTTATAATTTATACAAAGCATTGTCAATTTTAGCTGTACTATTAGTAATAGTATTATTAATATTAACTAAAAATATAAAATTAGCTACTATTCCAATTCTAATAATGGCAGCACTAAATTTCTATGCACAATACTTTAAAAAAATGGGTTTCTTAGGCAATATTGTCATAGCAATAAGTGCAGCA
Above is a genomic segment from Chitinophagales bacterium containing:
- a CDS encoding DUF2804 family protein, with the protein product MILKERIASFQQNNQLIPFGVYDDLITNVDTSFWDKQGLLLKKRRTERKAWTFLGYTSEDLFAGFAIADAGLTTIAFAYFYIPSENLFVEDKINIPFSFSDDFNPTLTDDWKVKDYSMQTHRQILTAISNNSKFNIEFKINLNDNGVSVMAPSKDRPFNFTYKNLALPTQVKINHQGKVYHSEGNFGGIDFTKGYPPRSTKWNWLSMIGTTESGKSIAVNLVNHFNDNLENIMWLNDERIILSDASFQNSKPLDKNPWQIKTDDGILDISFTPFGARKEDINFVMMKSWFIQPYGKFSGTIQFNNNKEAFTAFGVVEDHIALW
- a CDS encoding HAD hydrolase family protein, with product MSTEKNYLSRLKDITTFVLDVDGVLTDGSLLATEQGELLRTFNAKDGFALFTALQQKFNICIITGGNSKAVYERFKQLGIKHIYYKIHNKKEVLENYMLETNTTVNQLLYVADDIPDIPAMKMCAIKCCPKDAVPEVQQIADYIATKNGGDGCVREIIEMVLKVQDKWFKF